Proteins encoded within one genomic window of Trichoderma asperellum chromosome 2, complete sequence:
- a CDS encoding uncharacterized protein (TransMembrane:6 (i47-70o76-97i117-136o148-172i192-210o222-240i)~EggNog:ENOG41) produces MASATGVPEARLSDTEETGLTSRETEPLLGRPGDAAQEEGKSALNNLVLGTGIIAQIGIWLLVVLIWASVFTKPLILFSGHPLAQSFAVLVLVQSILSLQPTHTLEQKRLGQRIHALLNLVAFLSLVAGVTIIEYNKVKNNNPHFHSVHAYLGVITAVILLLQYLVGFTMLVTPKLYGGEENAKAIWKYHRFSGYFILLLLLATVNSATGTDYNKNVLKLKLWATLVLSILVVIGVYPRIQKQKLGLGRPSLSL; encoded by the exons ATGGCCAGTGCTACAGGCGTACCGGAAGCGCGCCTCAGTGACACGGAGGAGACTGGGCTAACGAGTCGCGAGACCGAACCACTCCTCGGCCGTCCTGGAGATGCTGCGCAAGAAGAGGGCAAATCAGCCCTCAACAATCTAGTTCTTG GCACTGGTATCATTGCGCAAATAGGCATTTGGCTTCTTGTCGTCCTCATCTGGGCCAGTGTCTTCACCAAGcctctcatcctcttctcaggACATCCTCTCGCTCAATCTTTTGCTGTTCTGGTGTTGGTGCAATCCATCCTCTCCTTGCAGCCTACCCACACCCTCGAGCAGAAACGCCTGGGACAACGTATCCACGCTCTACTTAACCTAGTGGCCTTCCTTTCTCTCGTTGCCGGCGTGACTATTATCGAATACAACAAAGTGAAGAACAACAATCCACACTTTCACTCCGTACATGCGTACCTTGGCGTCATTACCGCTGTGATACTTCTTCTACAATATCTCGTTGGGTTTACCATGTTGGTTACGCCGAAGCTGTATGGGGGCGAGGAGAATGCCAAGGCTATCTGGAAGTACCACCGATTCAGTGGATATTTCATCCTGTTGCTTCTGCTGGCGACCGTCAACAGCGCGACAGGAACGGACTATAACAAGAATGTATTGAAGTTGAAGCTCTGGGCTACACTCGTCTTGTCGATTCTCGTTGTTATCGGAGTGTATCCTAGGatccagaagcagaagctgggGCTGGGCCGGCCAAGTTTGTCGCTTTGA